The following are encoded together in the Thalassomonas haliotis genome:
- a CDS encoding DUF523 and DUF1722 domain-containing protein, translated as MNKQAIIATVKMQDQANADTQIQVGLSACLAGQSVRYNGGHTQSRLCLDVLSKHFTFKTFCPEVAAGFGTPRPTMRLVGDPGAPKLVFSKGDGEDLSGQLIKGFTPELAEMAALDGYILMKNSPSCGLQRVKVYQANGHPHQVKSAGLFAKALKEAYPDMPIEEEGRLNDNKIFDNFVERVFAHHNFRKEVMAQPSLHNLTQFHSSYKYLLMAHDQRKCRELGQLLARGKKTPLKQLVKCYLALFMHTLAQPASKKNHANALLHLLGYIKKTLPAPAKQDILAVIDKYKSGVTPLTTPLTLLSHYLTQHGSVYVRAQRYLDPYPESMHPIRNFCR; from the coding sequence ATGAACAAGCAAGCAATCATTGCCACAGTGAAAATGCAAGATCAGGCAAATGCCGACACACAAATCCAAGTAGGCTTAAGTGCATGCCTGGCTGGCCAGTCAGTGCGGTACAATGGCGGGCATACGCAATCACGCTTGTGTCTGGATGTCTTAAGCAAACATTTTACCTTCAAAACCTTTTGTCCTGAAGTGGCTGCCGGATTCGGCACTCCCCGCCCCACCATGCGCCTTGTAGGAGATCCCGGCGCGCCAAAACTGGTCTTTAGCAAAGGCGACGGCGAAGATTTAAGCGGGCAGCTGATCAAGGGGTTTACGCCCGAATTGGCAGAAATGGCAGCGCTGGACGGTTATATCCTAATGAAAAACTCTCCCAGCTGTGGCCTGCAAAGAGTAAAAGTCTATCAAGCCAACGGGCATCCACACCAAGTGAAAAGCGCAGGCCTGTTTGCCAAAGCCTTAAAGGAGGCATATCCCGACATGCCCATAGAAGAGGAAGGGCGCCTGAATGACAATAAAATCTTTGATAATTTTGTCGAGCGGGTTTTCGCCCATCACAATTTTCGAAAAGAGGTGATGGCACAACCGAGCTTGCATAACCTGACGCAATTTCACAGCAGTTACAAATATCTGCTGATGGCCCATGATCAAAGAAAATGCCGGGAGCTGGGACAATTATTGGCCCGCGGTAAAAAAACGCCGCTCAAGCAGTTAGTCAAATGCTACCTGGCGCTATTTATGCACACCCTTGCACAGCCAGCGAGTAAAAAAAATCATGCCAATGCTTTGCTTCATTTATTGGGTTACATTAAAAAGACCCTCCCTGCGCCCGCAAAGCAAGACATCCTGGCGGTTATTGACAAATATAAGTCCGGCGTCACCCCGCTGACGACACCTTTGACCCTGCTGTCCCATTACTTAACTCAGCACGGCTCGGTTTATGTCAGGGCGCAGCGTTATCTCGACCCTTATCCGGAAAGCATGCATCCGATACGGAATTTTTGCCGCTAA
- a CDS encoding MerR family transcriptional regulator, translated as MAMSNENQQIYFPIRELSARTNVNTVTLRAWERRHGLLTPKRTEKGHRLYCEQDVAIIEKVLALVARGVPLGKVKPLLKEDALEPSADDENENWQQSIAALVAAVEMFSVTKLEHLIHEFFANYPVGVCRERLIEPVFALLVQRDDKGAAFGFLESELIRYTLMRLSAKVSKKKQAHAVTLIAGEQAPMWCLALMALELTDLKFSVYLFNRAFSVAAAIELAEKFTASDTVFYQDGLLKEKEHGRLADALGENERMWLCGTAPVLTQFDQDSRVFGDVKSCISGFAKIAAG; from the coding sequence ATGGCAATGAGCAATGAAAATCAACAGATCTATTTTCCTATCCGTGAACTGAGTGCCCGCACTAACGTTAATACTGTTACCTTGCGGGCCTGGGAAAGGCGGCATGGCCTGCTAACCCCGAAAAGAACTGAAAAAGGGCACCGGCTTTACTGCGAGCAGGATGTCGCTATTATCGAGAAAGTCCTTGCCCTGGTTGCCCGGGGAGTACCGTTAGGCAAGGTTAAACCGTTACTCAAAGAAGATGCCCTTGAGCCGTCAGCCGATGATGAAAATGAGAACTGGCAACAGTCGATTGCCGCCCTGGTTGCGGCGGTTGAAATGTTTTCTGTGACTAAGCTGGAGCACCTGATACATGAATTTTTTGCAAATTATCCGGTCGGGGTATGCCGTGAACGCCTGATCGAGCCGGTGTTTGCCCTCTTGGTTCAGCGGGATGATAAAGGGGCTGCCTTTGGTTTTTTAGAAAGTGAACTTATTCGTTACACCTTAATGCGCTTAAGCGCCAAAGTGAGCAAGAAGAAACAGGCTCACGCGGTAACACTGATCGCCGGTGAACAAGCGCCTATGTGGTGCCTGGCATTAATGGCATTGGAATTAACGGATCTGAAATTTTCTGTGTATTTATTCAATCGTGCTTTCAGTGTCGCGGCGGCCATAGAGCTGGCAGAAAAGTTTACCGCCAGCGACACTGTGTTCTACCAGGACGGTCTTCTAAAAGAAAAAGAACATGGGCGGTTGGCTGATGCGCTAGGTGAAAATGAGCGTATGTGGTTGTGCGGTACCGCGCCTGTGCTGACTCAGTTTGACCAGGACAGCCGTGTGTTTGGCGATGTGAAAAGCTGTATTAGCGGTTTTGCAAAAATTGCCGCCGGTTAA
- a CDS encoding lipocalin family protein, which produces MRYFAVVFMFFLSACVGIPEGIEPVQDFEADRYLGQWYEIARLDHAFERGLEQVSADYSRRQDGGLNVINRGFDTQAKTWQQARGKAYFVGNSDLGHLKVSFFGPFYASYLIFDLGTDYQYSLVTSNNRSYLWLLSRTPKITDALKGDLLNKLANLGFKTQDLIFVKQTCAAGTGNKQDG; this is translated from the coding sequence ATGCGATATTTTGCCGTTGTGTTTATGTTTTTTCTCAGCGCCTGTGTCGGGATCCCAGAGGGCATTGAGCCGGTGCAAGACTTTGAAGCGGATCGCTACCTGGGGCAATGGTATGAAATTGCCAGACTGGACCATGCTTTTGAACGTGGCTTAGAGCAAGTCAGTGCTGATTACAGCAGGCGACAAGATGGCGGCCTGAACGTGATTAATCGCGGTTTCGATACTCAAGCAAAGACCTGGCAGCAGGCCCGGGGTAAAGCCTATTTTGTTGGCAACAGTGACCTTGGCCATTTAAAGGTGTCTTTCTTCGGTCCTTTTTACGCTTCCTATCTTATTTTTGATTTAGGCACTGATTACCAGTACTCACTAGTAACCAGTAATAACCGCTCTTATCTGTGGTTACTCTCCAGAACGCCAAAGATAACAGATGCGCTAAAAGGCGATTTGTTAAATAAGTTGGCAAATTTAGGGTTTAAAACCCAGGATTTGATCTTTGTCAAACAGACCTGTGCTGCAGGCACAGGTAATAAGCAGGACGGATAA
- a CDS encoding endonuclease: protein MRYFPLFILLLATPAIVFATNINDSTEQKVTNPLFWPHLYNRSYHTLYCAVNNPARANVTITRLYPASWLEQAYACNNKGRCNQARYQYAYTDLHNLWPALSRYHRARGQLPFMEIPNESMLFVEDKCDFKKRLTGVGPSHTSDIGSGISPGIEPRDYAKGEIARSILYMLWKYRLPDHGMLPLMVKWANQYPVSREEQWRNEKIAGLQGNRNPFIDDKAMADIYLSIR from the coding sequence ATGAGATATTTCCCTTTATTCATACTGTTATTGGCAACACCGGCTATAGTATTTGCCACTAACATTAACGACAGCACAGAGCAAAAAGTAACCAACCCGCTTTTTTGGCCGCACTTATATAACCGTAGCTACCACACCCTGTATTGCGCCGTTAACAATCCTGCCCGGGCAAACGTCACCATTACCCGGCTCTACCCGGCCAGCTGGCTGGAACAGGCATACGCTTGTAACAACAAGGGTCGATGCAATCAGGCCCGGTACCAGTATGCCTACACAGACTTGCATAACCTCTGGCCGGCCCTGTCCCGTTATCACCGGGCGCGGGGGCAATTGCCCTTTATGGAAATACCCAACGAAAGCATGCTTTTTGTCGAAGATAAGTGTGATTTTAAAAAACGCCTTACCGGTGTCGGCCCCAGCCATACTTCGGACATAGGTTCAGGCATTAGTCCGGGTATCGAGCCAAGGGATTACGCCAAGGGAGAAATTGCCCGCAGCATTCTATATATGCTGTGGAAATACCGGCTACCGGATCATGGCATGCTGCCTTTAATGGTAAAATGGGCCAACCAATACCCGGTTAGCCGGGAAGAACAATGGCGTAATGAAAAAATTGCGGGCCTGCAAGGCAACAGAAATCCGTTTATTGACGATAAGGCGATGGCGGATATCTATTTATCCATCAGATAA
- a CDS encoding trypsin-like serine protease has translation MSKSIFQPKVLAVCLSALISQAAIAADAAVTQPTKLGDSSIQVIGGDDTFARDWMVSIGWSFYDHWCGGSLIDSQWVMTAAHCVDGGKTPGQFTLQIGARDTGNSNDGVTVGASEIHIHPSWSSNAIVNDIALIKLDTPVNNNTIGFTTGSTGDIATLIGWGDTSHGNGQYPDILQAVDLPVISPATCDSIWGQYGVNIPSSQLCASTNTESSCSGDSGGPLFVNENGQDKQIGVVSYGYTASCTSSVAPSVFTRVSSYTDWIDSVVNDGGVVTPGDGLEETNINIRRRATNTYTVDIPAGTSSFTINTSGGTGDADLFVGHSSSSSYACTSEGSSNAESCTISNPSAGTWNIEVYAYSRVRGLTLTANWN, from the coding sequence ATGAGTAAGTCTATTTTTCAACCTAAAGTGCTGGCGGTTTGTTTAAGCGCACTGATTTCACAAGCGGCTATTGCGGCAGATGCTGCGGTAACCCAGCCAACCAAACTTGGTGATTCATCTATTCAGGTTATTGGCGGTGACGATACTTTTGCCCGTGACTGGATGGTGTCTATTGGCTGGAGTTTTTATGATCACTGGTGTGGTGGCAGCCTGATCGATTCACAATGGGTAATGACAGCGGCGCACTGTGTTGACGGCGGTAAAACGCCAGGCCAGTTCACCCTGCAAATCGGTGCCCGTGACACAGGCAACAGCAATGACGGTGTAACCGTTGGCGCCTCTGAAATTCATATTCACCCAAGCTGGAGCAGCAATGCTATTGTTAACGACATTGCCTTGATTAAGCTCGATACTCCGGTTAACAACAATACTATCGGCTTTACTACCGGCTCTACCGGCGATATTGCCACCTTAATCGGTTGGGGTGATACCAGCCATGGTAACGGCCAGTATCCAGATATTTTGCAAGCGGTTGACCTGCCAGTGATTTCACCGGCTACCTGTGACAGCATCTGGGGTCAGTACGGCGTAAACATTCCTTCTAGCCAGCTTTGTGCCAGTACAAACACTGAAAGTTCTTGTAGCGGTGACAGCGGCGGCCCGCTTTTTGTTAACGAAAACGGCCAGGACAAGCAAATTGGCGTGGTCAGCTATGGTTATACCGCTTCATGTACCAGCAGCGTGGCGCCTAGCGTATTCACTCGCGTTTCCAGCTATACCGACTGGATTGACAGTGTCGTGAATGATGGCGGTGTGGTAACGCCGGGTGATGGTCTGGAAGAAACCAACATTAATATCAGACGCCGTGCAACCAATACCTATACGGTTGATATTCCGGCAGGCACATCAAGCTTTACCATCAATACCAGCGGTGGTACAGGTGATGCCGACCTGTTCGTCGGTCACTCTTCATCTTCTTCATACGCTTGTACTTCTGAAGGCAGCAGCAACGCTGAATCTTGTACTATTTCCAACCCGTCAGCGGGTACCTGGAACATAGAAGTATATGCTTACAGCCGGGTTCGCGGTTTAACCCTGACTGCTAACTGGAACTAA
- a CDS encoding lipase family protein, protein MNQIENRQKQGVIHCVGHSPGGALAALTADWIKAGFGKTVYLYTFAAPRVGK, encoded by the coding sequence CTGAACCAGATAGAGAACCGCCAAAAACAAGGAGTTATCCATTGCGTCGGTCATAGTCCAGGCGGCGCCCTGGCAGCGTTAACCGCAGACTGGATCAAAGCCGGATTTGGCAAAACCGTCTACTTATATACCTTTGCCGCACCACGCGTAGGCAAATAA
- a CDS encoding ABC-F family ATPase — protein sequence MITTSNITMQFGAEPLFENISAKFGNGNRYGLIGANGCGKSTFMKILSGELAPSSGNVSISAGNKVGTLSQDQFAFEQYSVIDTVIMGDVALWKVKQERDAIYAQAEMSEADGMRVGDLESQFAEMDGYSAESRAGEILIEAGIEESLHYGLMQQVAPGWKLRVLLAQALFANPDILLLDEPTNNLDIHTISWLEGELNKRKCTMIIISHDRHFLNAVCTHMADIDYGELRIYPGNYEFFLAQSSLLREQLLAGNAKKAAEIEELQDFVNRFGANASKAKQASSRAKKMDKIKLDEVKSSSRITPNIAFAPGKKMHRQALELEKLGHGFDGEVLFKNGDLLLEAGAKLAIIGENGVGKTTFLRCLMGELAQVEGVVKWSENAAVGYCPQDSSHFFDNDLTLMDWMSQWRRPCHNDLMVRGMLGRLLFTEDDANKKARNCSGGEKNRLLFGMLMMQDINVLIMDEPTNHMDIEAIDALNNALKAFEGTLIFVSHDREFVSSLATRIIDIKEQKLVNFQGSLDEYLASQVTSQQVA from the coding sequence TTGATCACTACATCGAACATCACCATGCAATTTGGCGCAGAGCCTTTGTTTGAAAACATCTCGGCTAAATTTGGCAACGGTAACCGCTACGGTTTGATCGGCGCCAATGGCTGCGGCAAGTCTACCTTTATGAAAATACTCAGTGGTGAATTGGCGCCAAGCTCAGGTAATGTCTCGATCAGTGCCGGTAACAAAGTAGGTACCTTGAGCCAGGATCAGTTTGCGTTTGAACAATACAGTGTTATCGACACTGTGATCATGGGTGATGTCGCATTATGGAAAGTAAAACAAGAAAGAGACGCGATATACGCACAGGCTGAAATGAGCGAAGCCGACGGCATGCGTGTCGGTGACTTAGAAAGTCAGTTTGCTGAAATGGACGGTTACAGCGCTGAAAGCCGTGCCGGTGAAATTTTAATAGAAGCCGGTATTGAAGAATCGCTTCACTACGGCTTAATGCAACAAGTCGCCCCCGGCTGGAAGTTGCGGGTATTACTGGCGCAAGCCTTGTTTGCCAATCCTGATATTTTGCTACTCGACGAACCCACCAACAACCTGGATATTCATACCATCAGCTGGTTGGAAGGTGAATTGAACAAACGTAAATGCACTATGATCATTATTTCCCATGACAGACATTTTTTAAATGCGGTTTGCACCCATATGGCGGATATTGATTACGGCGAATTGCGTATTTATCCGGGCAACTATGAATTCTTCCTGGCGCAATCGAGCTTATTACGGGAGCAGCTATTAGCCGGAAATGCGAAAAAAGCCGCTGAAATTGAAGAATTACAAGACTTTGTTAATCGCTTTGGCGCCAATGCCTCAAAAGCCAAACAAGCCAGCTCCCGTGCGAAAAAAATGGATAAAATCAAACTGGATGAAGTGAAATCGTCAAGCCGCATTACCCCTAATATTGCCTTTGCGCCGGGGAAAAAAATGCACCGCCAGGCACTGGAGCTGGAAAAGCTCGGCCATGGCTTTGACGGTGAAGTCTTGTTTAAAAACGGTGACTTGCTGTTGGAAGCGGGGGCTAAATTAGCCATTATCGGCGAGAACGGTGTCGGTAAAACCACCTTTTTACGTTGTTTGATGGGGGAATTGGCTCAGGTAGAAGGTGTGGTTAAATGGTCGGAAAACGCTGCTGTGGGGTATTGCCCGCAAGACAGCAGTCACTTTTTTGATAATGACTTAACGCTGATGGACTGGATGTCGCAATGGCGCAGGCCCTGTCACAACGATTTAATGGTGCGCGGCATGTTGGGCCGGTTATTGTTTACCGAAGATGACGCCAATAAAAAAGCCCGCAACTGTTCTGGTGGTGAGAAAAACCGCTTATTGTTCGGCATGTTAATGATGCAAGACATTAACGTCTTGATCATGGACGAACCCACAAACCATATGGATATAGAAGCGATTGATGCCCTCAACAATGCCCTGAAAGCTTTTGAAGGCACGCTGATATTTGTCAGCCATGACCGTGAGTTTGTCTCAAGCCTGGCAACGCGTATTATCGATATTAAAGAGCAAAAATTAGTGAACTTTCAAGGTTCGTTAGATGAATACCTTGCCAGTCAAGTAACCTCGCAACAGGTTGCTTAA
- a CDS encoding GEVED domain-containing protein: MKDRREVNLLRAAVVFALLGVSYASQANTADDESPAYCNSTGGGSHEWIAGVQLGNVNNTSAQEQYGDFTAQTADIAAGLNSITLTPGFRSSAYDEHWAVYIDYNQDADFSDDGELVATANAKSALTTSFQVPSSAAGITTRMRVAMRYGNPVADACRDISAGEVEDYTVAISSGDTTLPGMADVCQTEAPFQDDDLVDGDVVCLTGERQLFKIAASDDHTSIAISTSHGEGNLTLFANNGSRAKTDFSHPYSKHVGNNECIVLDNPDQYWSYLEVTGAHAGASLVADFNSSTCRVTTGEEEELYPNYGNDGYPNGASVNIKVFRAEFSDTPFDWESNAMIAEFDKMVDFYTRASYGKFNVSYEISHPIINLGKPQSYYEQQGSNVWHAHWQAKVLAETGIDAKNPGDKTIVLVTAPKPNNYNSTATVPYISLFHKDGGVIAHELGHALGLRHAYGLEGGSEVIGPGEDIDEESINYGGIFSLMGKGSRELMDFDLLHKEYFGWLDADDVPLVTTSGTYRLYAFDHGDSQGHNAPGNIGLKLQSGHTEKNYTYWLEYRTTNDKYGNNINNGVLVYLQGFLEQEQNSHYWKHTSHLLDMTPGIEPDTGRNPWWGDDFVNGELAMGKSYTDKWGAFTIKVVGKGGTLGTANAWIDVTVTMH; encoded by the coding sequence ATGAAAGATAGAAGAGAAGTTAACTTGTTGAGAGCCGCGGTGGTATTTGCCTTATTAGGGGTAAGTTATGCCAGCCAGGCAAACACGGCAGATGATGAATCACCGGCTTATTGTAACAGTACAGGCGGTGGTAGCCACGAATGGATTGCCGGTGTGCAATTGGGCAATGTAAACAATACATCTGCCCAGGAGCAATATGGCGATTTCACTGCACAAACCGCCGATATTGCTGCGGGGCTTAATAGTATCACCTTAACGCCTGGTTTCAGATCGTCTGCATATGATGAACACTGGGCGGTTTATATTGATTACAACCAGGACGCGGATTTTTCGGATGACGGTGAACTGGTTGCTACAGCGAATGCTAAAAGCGCGTTAACAACAAGCTTTCAGGTGCCGTCTTCTGCTGCGGGGATCACCACACGTATGCGTGTTGCCATGAGATACGGTAATCCTGTTGCGGATGCTTGTCGCGATATCAGTGCCGGAGAGGTTGAGGATTACACGGTAGCGATTAGCAGTGGCGATACAACTTTGCCGGGCATGGCAGATGTTTGTCAAACCGAAGCGCCGTTTCAGGATGATGATTTAGTTGATGGCGATGTGGTGTGTTTAACGGGGGAACGTCAGCTTTTTAAAATAGCGGCGAGTGATGACCATACCAGTATCGCAATTAGTACCTCGCATGGTGAGGGTAACTTAACGCTGTTTGCCAATAATGGCAGCCGGGCAAAAACAGACTTTAGCCATCCCTATTCAAAACATGTCGGCAACAATGAATGTATTGTGCTTGATAACCCGGACCAGTATTGGTCATATTTAGAGGTCACCGGGGCGCACGCTGGCGCTTCACTTGTGGCCGACTTTAACTCATCGACGTGCCGGGTAACTACAGGTGAAGAAGAAGAGTTATATCCTAACTATGGCAATGACGGTTATCCTAACGGTGCTTCGGTTAACATTAAGGTGTTCCGTGCTGAGTTTAGCGATACGCCGTTTGACTGGGAAAGCAATGCCATGATCGCTGAATTTGACAAAATGGTTGATTTTTATACCCGGGCATCCTACGGCAAGTTTAATGTTAGTTATGAAATCAGCCATCCGATCATCAATTTAGGCAAGCCGCAATCGTATTACGAGCAGCAAGGTTCTAATGTCTGGCATGCCCATTGGCAGGCAAAAGTGTTGGCTGAAACGGGGATTGATGCCAAGAACCCTGGCGATAAAACCATTGTTTTAGTTACTGCGCCCAAACCCAACAATTATAATTCAACGGCAACAGTGCCTTATATTTCTTTGTTTCATAAGGACGGCGGGGTGATTGCCCATGAGTTGGGCCATGCTTTAGGGTTGCGCCATGCCTATGGGTTGGAAGGAGGCAGTGAAGTGATTGGCCCGGGGGAAGATATTGATGAAGAAAGTATTAATTACGGCGGCATATTCAGCTTAATGGGCAAAGGCTCGCGAGAGTTAATGGACTTTGATTTACTACACAAAGAATATTTTGGCTGGCTTGATGCTGACGATGTGCCTTTAGTGACTACTTCGGGTACCTACCGCCTTTATGCTTTTGATCATGGTGACAGCCAAGGTCATAACGCGCCCGGCAATATAGGTCTTAAACTGCAATCTGGTCATACCGAGAAAAATTACACCTATTGGCTGGAATATCGCACGACTAATGACAAGTACGGTAACAATATCAACAATGGTGTGCTTGTGTATCTGCAAGGGTTTTTAGAGCAGGAGCAAAATTCTCACTATTGGAAACATACCTCCCATTTACTGGATATGACACCTGGGATTGAACCCGATACCGGCAGAAATCCGTGGTGGGGGGATGACTTCGTTAATGGGGAACTTGCCATGGGTAAGTCTTACACGGATAAGTGGGGGGCTTTTACCATTAAAGTGGTTGGTAAAGGTGGCACATTAGGTACCGCCAATGCCTGGATTGATGTGACGGTTACTATGCATTAA
- a CDS encoding SymE family type I addiction module toxin, whose translation MAESNHTSELSSAKVKYPTTRQLTVLETICENAAKTRGVGLNYVPVTLEPYIVLRGKWLAQAGFPLGQKITVTTNQDELVITPTPDTPTAG comes from the coding sequence ATGGCTGAATCTAATCATACGTCAGAGCTAAGCTCGGCAAAAGTAAAATATCCCACCACCCGCCAACTTACAGTGCTAGAAACCATATGTGAAAACGCGGCAAAAACCCGCGGGGTTGGTCTTAATTATGTGCCGGTAACCTTAGAACCTTATATCGTATTAAGAGGCAAGTGGCTCGCACAGGCCGGTTTCCCCTTAGGGCAAAAGATCACGGTTACCACCAATCAAGATGAGTTGGTGATAACGCCAACCCCTGATACGCCAACGGCTGGCTAA